One Micromonospora sp. WMMD812 genomic window carries:
- a CDS encoding iron-siderophore ABC transporter substrate-binding protein has product MRRLVAVLAAAAALGVGLTACGESDPVAGTTGGETREITHAMGTTNVPAHPQRVVVLDTDKIDTALSLGVTPVGAATAGEAKSWPTYFGADKLASIKEVGVLAEPDIEAINALKPDLILGSKFRQEKFYDELSAIAPTVFTEKVGITWKENFLLDGKALGKEQEAKDLLATYETRAKEFGTKLGDAANRKISIVRFLPGAIRVYGPDSFSGIVLGDTGLGRPERQQLANKEDKRFDVVSPERVNEVDGDVIFVTAYGEKAAAEQTKVTGGTLWKGLSAVKANKSYVVSDEVWMTGIGVGAANKILDDLQKYLAA; this is encoded by the coding sequence ATGCGTCGTCTCGTCGCAGTTCTCGCCGCGGCCGCCGCCCTCGGCGTCGGACTCACCGCCTGCGGTGAGAGCGACCCGGTCGCCGGCACCACCGGCGGGGAGACCCGGGAGATCACCCACGCCATGGGCACCACCAACGTCCCGGCTCACCCCCAGCGGGTCGTCGTCCTCGACACCGACAAGATCGACACCGCGCTCTCCCTCGGCGTCACGCCGGTCGGCGCCGCCACCGCCGGCGAGGCGAAGAGCTGGCCGACCTACTTCGGCGCGGACAAGCTCGCCAGCATCAAGGAGGTCGGGGTCCTCGCCGAGCCCGACATCGAGGCGATCAACGCGCTCAAGCCCGACCTGATCCTGGGCAGCAAGTTCCGCCAGGAGAAGTTCTACGACGAGCTGTCCGCCATCGCGCCGACGGTGTTCACCGAGAAGGTGGGCATCACCTGGAAGGAGAACTTCCTGCTCGACGGCAAGGCGCTCGGCAAGGAGCAGGAGGCCAAGGACCTGCTCGCCACGTACGAGACCCGGGCCAAGGAGTTCGGCACGAAGCTGGGCGACGCCGCCAACCGCAAGATCTCCATCGTCCGCTTCCTGCCGGGCGCGATCCGGGTGTACGGCCCCGACTCGTTCTCCGGCATCGTCCTGGGCGACACCGGCCTCGGCCGGCCCGAGCGGCAGCAGCTCGCCAACAAGGAGGACAAGCGCTTCGACGTGGTCAGCCCGGAGCGGGTCAACGAGGTGGACGGCGACGTCATCTTCGTGACCGCCTACGGCGAGAAGGCCGCCGCGGAGCAGACCAAGGTCACCGGCGGCACGCTCTGGAAGGGCCTCTCCGCCGTCAAGGCGAACAAGTCGTACGTGGTCTCGGACGAGGTCTGGATGACCGGCATCGGCGTCGGCGCCGCCAACAAGATCCTCGACGACCTCCAGAAGTACCTGGCCGCCTGA
- a CDS encoding YciI family protein: MRFDQHTVVLLVRPSDAPELPQDALDRLQDAHLAHQAGLVEQGLVLAAGPFVDSDDDRLRGFVVLSVHRDMARELYHNDPAVRAGRLEVRVMSWMVPEGNVRFESVPMPRSMLEAAAGD, encoded by the coding sequence ATGCGATTCGACCAGCACACGGTCGTCCTCCTGGTCCGCCCGTCGGACGCCCCCGAGCTGCCGCAGGACGCGCTCGACCGGTTGCAGGACGCGCACCTCGCCCACCAGGCGGGCCTGGTGGAACAGGGCCTCGTCCTCGCGGCCGGGCCGTTCGTCGACAGCGACGACGACCGGCTGCGCGGTTTCGTGGTGCTCTCCGTCCACCGCGACATGGCGCGGGAGCTGTACCACAACGACCCGGCGGTCCGGGCCGGGCGGCTGGAGGTGCGGGTGATGAGCTGGATGGTGCCCGAGGGCAACGTCCGGTTCGAGAGCGTGCCGATGCCGCGCTCGATGCTGGAGGCCGCGGCCGGCGACTGA
- a CDS encoding cytidine deaminase gives MTMRDTDRALVQAATAVAKLRCRSENHTVAAAARTADGRVFTGVNVYHFTGGPCAELVAIGAAATQGAGDLETIVAVGDQGRGVIPPCGRCRQVLRDYFPSIRVIVGPMDAMRVVAVGELLPETYVWADHQVDDAAVPSPRSGTPA, from the coding sequence ATGACGATGCGGGACACCGACCGGGCGCTGGTGCAGGCCGCCACGGCGGTCGCCAAGCTGCGTTGCCGCAGCGAGAACCACACCGTCGCGGCCGCGGCCCGCACCGCCGACGGTCGGGTCTTCACCGGCGTGAACGTCTACCACTTCACCGGCGGGCCGTGCGCCGAGCTGGTCGCGATCGGCGCGGCCGCCACCCAGGGAGCCGGCGACCTGGAGACCATCGTCGCGGTGGGCGACCAGGGACGCGGGGTGATCCCGCCGTGCGGTCGGTGCCGTCAGGTCCTGCGGGACTACTTCCCGTCGATCCGGGTCATCGTCGGGCCGATGGACGCGATGCGCGTCGTCGCCGTCGGCGAGCTGCTGCCCGAGACGTACGTCTGGGCCGACCACCAGGTCGACGACGCGGCCGTGCCGAGCCCGCGGAGCGGCACGCCGGCCTGA
- the hrpA gene encoding ATP-dependent RNA helicase HrpA, with protein MQNPAAPAATDSVRELHRRLSPLMFRDQRRLQRRLDGAWKLRDPERRASALTEITAEIERAEQRLAERRAAVPLVTYPAGLPVSERKDEIAAAIRDHQVVIVAGETGSGKTTQLPKICLELGRGVHGLIGHTQPRRLAARTVADRIAEELGTELGDVVGYKVRFTDQVGDRSLVKLMTDGILLAELQTDRMLRQYDTLIIDEAHERSLNVDFILGYLKQLLPRRPDLKVIITSATIETDRFARHFADAEGDPAPIIEVSGRTYPVEVRYRPLVEVTEAEDDGADEENVRDQIQAIGDAVEELAAEGPGDILVFLSGEREIRDTADALGRLVQSRPALRDTEILPLYARLSAAEQHRVFAPHRGRRVVLATNVAETSLTVPGIKYVVDPGTARISRYSNRLKVQRLPIEPVSQASANQRKGRCGRTSDGICIRLYDEQDFLSRPEFTDPEILRTNLASVILQMTAIGLGDIAAFPFIDPPDRRNITDGVNLLHELGGLDPAETDPAKRLTPLGRRLAQLPVDPRLARMVVEGERNGCATEVTVIAAALSIQDPRERPADRQAQADQAHARFADRESDFVALLNLWRHLREQQRELSSSAFRRMCKAEFLNYLRVREWQDIVSQLRQVLRTPEQGGPGRGGRPARGAGAAADAGERRGVGADLPEEIDTPRVHQSLLAGLLSHVGLKDAQKNEYLGARGARFALFPGSALAKRPPRWVMAAELVETSRLWGRVNGRVEPEWVEPLAQHLVKRSYSEPHWEKKQAAVMAYERVTLYGIPLVTSRKVNFGRIDPALSRELFIRHALVEGDWQTHHQFWGDNQRLLGEIEELEHRARRRDILVDDQTIFDFYDQRIPADVVSGRHFDAWWKKTRRESPDLLTFTRELLTNSGRGGVAEADYPDEWRADGVALPLTYRFEPGTTTDGVTVDIPLPLLNQVPAESFDWHVPGLREELVVALIRSLPKAVRRNFVPVPDYARAAIAAMPAGEEPLLDALTRQLRRMTGVTVPRDAWDVTKLPPHLRVTFRVLGEDDQPVAESKDLPALQRQLKQEVRQVVAAAAPDVARTGLREWSIGALPRTIEQVRAGYAVTAYPALVDEGATAGVRVFDSAAEAEAAHWAGTRRLLRLTVPSPAKFLQGRLSNEAKLALSRNPHGGVQALIEDATGAAIDKLIADAGGPAWDSEGFAAVRERVRADLVDTVVEVMDRARRVLAAAYAVEQRLGRTQNLAVVAALADIRAQLSGLVHAGFLTEAGYARLPDLLRYLTAIERRLDRLPQNPQRDRQQQDRVAAVRKEYDDLLAALSPARRQEAAVRQIRWMIEELRVNVFAQALGTPYPVSEQRIYRAMDEAEGR; from the coding sequence ATGCAGAATCCAGCCGCACCCGCCGCGACGGACTCCGTCCGCGAGCTGCACCGCCGCCTCTCCCCCCTGATGTTCCGCGACCAGCGCCGCCTCCAGCGGCGGTTGGACGGCGCCTGGAAGCTGCGCGACCCGGAGCGACGGGCCTCGGCGCTGACCGAGATCACCGCCGAGATCGAGCGCGCCGAGCAGCGGCTGGCCGAGCGGCGCGCGGCGGTGCCGCTGGTCACCTACCCGGCCGGCCTGCCGGTGAGCGAGCGCAAGGACGAGATCGCCGCCGCCATCCGGGACCACCAGGTCGTGATTGTGGCCGGCGAGACCGGCTCCGGCAAGACCACCCAGCTGCCGAAGATCTGCCTGGAGCTGGGGCGCGGGGTGCACGGGCTGATCGGGCACACCCAGCCCCGGCGGCTGGCCGCCCGGACGGTCGCCGACCGGATCGCCGAGGAGCTCGGCACCGAGCTGGGCGACGTGGTGGGCTACAAGGTCCGCTTCACCGACCAGGTCGGTGACCGCAGCCTGGTCAAGCTGATGACCGACGGCATCCTGCTTGCCGAGCTGCAGACCGACCGGATGCTCCGCCAGTACGACACCCTGATCATCGATGAGGCGCACGAGCGCAGCCTCAACGTCGACTTCATCCTGGGCTACCTGAAGCAGCTGCTCCCCCGGCGCCCCGATCTCAAGGTGATCATCACCTCGGCGACGATTGAGACGGACCGGTTCGCCCGGCACTTCGCCGACGCCGAGGGCGACCCCGCGCCGATCATCGAGGTCTCCGGCCGGACCTACCCGGTGGAGGTGCGCTACCGGCCGCTCGTCGAGGTCACCGAGGCCGAGGACGACGGGGCGGACGAGGAGAACGTCCGGGACCAGATCCAGGCGATCGGCGACGCGGTCGAGGAGTTGGCGGCCGAGGGTCCCGGCGACATCCTGGTCTTCCTCAGCGGTGAGCGGGAGATCCGGGACACCGCCGACGCGCTGGGCCGGCTGGTGCAGTCCCGGCCGGCGCTGCGCGACACGGAGATCCTGCCGCTGTACGCCCGGCTCTCCGCCGCCGAGCAGCACCGGGTCTTCGCCCCGCACCGGGGGCGTCGGGTGGTGCTGGCGACCAACGTCGCGGAGACCTCGCTGACCGTGCCCGGCATCAAGTACGTGGTCGATCCGGGCACCGCCCGGATCTCGCGGTACAGCAACCGGCTCAAGGTGCAGCGGCTGCCGATCGAGCCGGTCTCCCAGGCGTCGGCCAACCAGCGCAAGGGGCGCTGCGGCCGCACCTCGGACGGCATCTGCATCCGCCTCTACGACGAGCAGGACTTCCTGTCCCGCCCCGAGTTCACCGACCCGGAGATCCTGCGCACCAACCTCGCCTCGGTCATCCTCCAGATGACCGCGATCGGGCTCGGCGACATCGCCGCGTTCCCGTTCATCGACCCGCCGGACCGGCGCAACATCACCGACGGCGTCAACCTGCTGCACGAGCTGGGCGGGCTCGACCCGGCCGAGACCGACCCGGCCAAGCGCCTCACCCCGCTGGGGCGCCGGCTGGCCCAGCTCCCGGTCGACCCCCGGCTGGCCCGGATGGTGGTCGAGGGCGAGCGCAACGGCTGCGCGACCGAGGTGACGGTGATCGCCGCCGCCCTGTCGATCCAGGATCCCCGGGAGCGGCCGGCCGACCGGCAGGCCCAGGCCGACCAGGCGCACGCCCGGTTCGCCGACCGGGAGTCGGACTTCGTCGCGCTGCTCAACCTGTGGCGTCACCTGCGCGAGCAGCAGCGGGAGCTGTCGTCCAGCGCCTTCCGGCGGATGTGCAAGGCCGAGTTCCTCAACTACCTGCGGGTGCGCGAGTGGCAGGACATCGTCAGCCAACTGCGGCAGGTGCTGCGTACCCCGGAACAGGGCGGCCCGGGGCGCGGCGGGCGGCCGGCGCGCGGCGCCGGCGCGGCCGCGGACGCCGGCGAGCGGCGCGGCGTCGGCGCGGACCTGCCGGAGGAGATCGACACCCCGCGGGTGCACCAGTCGCTGCTGGCCGGGCTGCTCTCGCACGTCGGCCTGAAGGACGCGCAGAAGAACGAGTACCTGGGCGCCCGGGGGGCGAGGTTCGCCCTCTTCCCCGGTTCCGCGCTGGCGAAGCGGCCGCCGCGTTGGGTGATGGCGGCCGAGCTGGTGGAGACCTCCCGGCTGTGGGGCCGGGTGAACGGCCGGGTCGAGCCGGAGTGGGTCGAGCCCCTGGCGCAGCACCTGGTCAAGCGCAGCTACAGCGAGCCGCACTGGGAGAAGAAGCAGGCGGCGGTGATGGCGTACGAGCGGGTCACCCTCTACGGCATCCCGCTGGTCACCTCCCGGAAGGTCAACTTCGGCCGGATCGACCCGGCGCTGTCCCGCGAGTTGTTCATCCGGCACGCGCTGGTGGAGGGCGACTGGCAGACCCACCACCAGTTCTGGGGCGACAACCAGCGACTGCTGGGCGAGATCGAGGAGCTGGAGCACCGGGCCCGCCGGCGGGACATCCTGGTCGACGACCAGACCATCTTCGACTTCTACGACCAGCGGATCCCGGCCGACGTGGTGTCCGGTCGGCACTTCGACGCGTGGTGGAAGAAGACCCGCCGGGAGAGCCCGGATCTGCTCACGTTCACCCGCGAGCTGCTCACCAACAGCGGCCGGGGCGGGGTGGCGGAGGCGGACTACCCCGACGAGTGGCGCGCCGACGGGGTGGCCCTGCCGCTGACGTACCGCTTCGAGCCGGGCACCACGACCGACGGGGTCACCGTGGACATCCCGCTGCCGCTGCTCAACCAGGTGCCGGCGGAGAGCTTCGACTGGCACGTGCCCGGGCTGCGCGAGGAGTTGGTCGTCGCGCTGATCCGCTCGCTGCCCAAGGCGGTGCGGCGCAACTTCGTCCCGGTGCCGGACTACGCCCGGGCCGCGATCGCCGCGATGCCGGCCGGCGAGGAGCCGCTGCTGGACGCGCTCACCCGGCAGCTGCGCCGGATGACCGGGGTCACCGTGCCCCGGGACGCCTGGGACGTGACGAAGCTGCCGCCGCACCTGCGGGTGACGTTCCGGGTGCTCGGCGAGGACGACCAGCCGGTCGCCGAGAGCAAGGACCTGCCGGCGCTGCAACGCCAGCTCAAGCAGGAGGTACGCCAGGTGGTGGCGGCCGCCGCGCCGGACGTGGCCCGCACCGGGTTGCGGGAGTGGAGCATCGGCGCCCTGCCGCGCACGATCGAGCAGGTCCGCGCCGGCTACGCGGTGACGGCGTACCCCGCGCTGGTCGACGAGGGCGCCACGGCCGGCGTACGGGTCTTCGACTCGGCCGCCGAGGCGGAGGCGGCGCACTGGGCGGGCACCCGGCGGTTGCTGCGGCTGACCGTGCCCTCCCCGGCGAAGTTCCTCCAGGGACGGCTGTCGAACGAGGCGAAGCTGGCGCTCAGCCGCAACCCGCACGGCGGGGTGCAGGCGCTGATCGAGGACGCCACCGGCGCGGCGATCGACAAGCTGATCGCCGACGCCGGGGGCCCGGCCTGGGACAGCGAGGGCTTCGCCGCGGTGCGCGAGCGGGTCCGGGCCGACCTGGTGGACACCGTGGTCGAGGTGATGGATCGGGCGCGCCGGGTGCTGGCCGCCGCGTACGCGGTGGAGCAGCGGCTCGGCCGGACGCAGAACCTGGCCGTGGTGGCCGCCCTGGCCGACATCCGCGCCCAGCTCTCCGGGCTGGTGCACGCCGGCTTCCTCACCGAGGCGGGCTACGCCCGCCTGCCCGACCTGCTGCGCTACCTGACCGCGATCGAGCGGCGGCTGGACCGGCTTCCGCAGAACCCGCAGCGCGACCGGCAGCAGCAGGACCGGGTCGCCGCGGTCCGCAAGGAGTACGACGACTTGCTGGCCGCGCTGTCACCGGCCCGTCGGCAGGAGGCCGCGGTCCGGCAGATCCGTTGGATGATCGAGGAGCTGCGGGTGAACGTCTTCGCCCAGGCGCTCGGCACCCCGTATCCGGTGTCCGAGCAGCGCATCTACCGGGCGATGGACGAGGCCGAGGGCCGCTGA
- a CDS encoding DEAD/DEAH box helicase — MTLTAALPATADPDTLYDAFASWAKERGLDLYPHQEEAVIEIVSGANVIMNTPTGSGKSLVAIAAHFAALADDRTTFYTAPIKALVSEKFFALCEVFGAENVGMLTGDASVNADAPIICCTAEILANLALREGARADVGQVVMDEFHFYAEPDRGWAWQVPLIELPQAQFILMSATLGDTTRFVDDLTRRTGRPTAVVRSAERPVPLLFSYARTPLHETLEELLETKQAPVYVVHFTQAAALERAQALMSVNVCTRAEKDMIAQAIGNFRFTSGFGKTLSRLVRHGIGVHHAGMLPKYRRLVETLAQAGLLKVICGTDTLGVGINVPIRTVLFTGLSKYDGTRTRLLKAREFHQIAGRAGRAGFDTIGRVVVQAPEHVIENEKALAKAGDDPKKRRKVVRKKPPEGSIGWGQPTFDRLVEAEPEPLTSSFQVSHSMLLNVIGRPGDAFGAMRHLLTDNHEDRAAQRRHIRRAIAIYRALRAGGVVEELPEPDETGRRVRLTVDLQLDFALNQPLSPLALAAIELLDRESPSYALDVLSVIESILDNPRQVLSAQQFKARGEAVAAMKAEGIEYEARLELLDEVTWPKPLAELLEAAYEMYRQGHPWVADHQLAPKSVVRDMYERAMTFTEYVQFYGLSRSEGLVLRYLADAYKTLRQTVPEDAKTEELVDLIEWLGELVRQVDSSLIDEWERLRNPSDVAEVASSLDDRPPAVTRNARAFRVLVRNALFRRVELAALRRWDLLGELDAGDGWDADAWADALEPYFESYDSIGVGPDARGPALLMIEQGRERWTVRQILDDPEGDHDWGISAEVDLAASDDAGAAVVRITSVGQL; from the coding sequence ATGACGCTCACCGCCGCGCTGCCCGCAACCGCCGACCCCGACACCCTCTACGACGCGTTCGCCAGCTGGGCGAAGGAGCGCGGCCTCGACCTCTACCCCCACCAGGAGGAGGCGGTCATCGAGATCGTCTCCGGCGCCAACGTGATCATGAACACGCCGACCGGCTCCGGCAAGAGCCTGGTCGCGATCGCGGCGCACTTCGCGGCCCTGGCCGACGACCGGACCACCTTCTACACCGCGCCGATCAAGGCCCTCGTCTCGGAGAAGTTCTTCGCGCTCTGCGAGGTCTTCGGCGCCGAGAACGTCGGCATGCTCACCGGCGACGCCAGCGTCAACGCGGACGCCCCGATCATCTGCTGCACCGCCGAGATCCTCGCCAACCTGGCGCTGCGGGAGGGGGCGCGGGCCGACGTCGGCCAGGTGGTCATGGACGAGTTCCACTTCTACGCCGAGCCGGACCGGGGCTGGGCCTGGCAGGTGCCGCTCATCGAGCTGCCCCAGGCGCAGTTCATCCTGATGTCTGCCACGCTCGGCGACACGACCCGGTTCGTCGATGACCTGACCCGGCGCACCGGCCGGCCGACCGCCGTCGTCCGCTCGGCCGAGCGGCCGGTCCCGCTGCTCTTCTCGTACGCGAGGACGCCGTTGCACGAGACGCTCGAGGAGTTGCTGGAGACCAAGCAGGCCCCGGTGTACGTCGTGCACTTCACCCAGGCCGCCGCGCTGGAGCGGGCGCAGGCGCTGATGAGCGTCAACGTCTGCACCCGGGCCGAGAAGGACATGATCGCGCAGGCGATCGGGAACTTCCGGTTCACCTCCGGCTTCGGCAAGACGCTGTCCCGGCTGGTCCGGCACGGCATCGGCGTGCACCACGCGGGCATGCTGCCCAAGTACCGCCGGCTGGTGGAGACCCTCGCCCAGGCCGGTCTGCTCAAGGTCATCTGCGGCACCGACACCCTCGGCGTCGGCATCAACGTGCCGATCCGCACGGTGCTCTTCACCGGCCTGTCGAAGTACGACGGGACCCGCACCCGGCTGCTCAAGGCCCGGGAGTTCCACCAGATCGCCGGGCGCGCCGGCCGGGCCGGCTTCGACACCATCGGCCGGGTGGTGGTGCAGGCGCCGGAGCACGTGATCGAGAACGAGAAGGCCCTCGCGAAGGCGGGCGACGACCCGAAGAAGCGGCGCAAGGTGGTCCGCAAGAAGCCGCCGGAGGGCTCGATCGGCTGGGGCCAGCCCACCTTCGACCGGCTGGTCGAGGCCGAGCCGGAGCCGCTCACCTCCAGCTTCCAGGTCAGCCACTCGATGCTGCTCAACGTCATCGGTCGGCCCGGGGACGCGTTCGGCGCCATGCGGCACCTGCTCACCGACAACCACGAGGACCGGGCCGCCCAGCGCCGGCACATCCGGCGGGCCATCGCCATCTACCGGGCGCTGCGCGCCGGCGGCGTGGTCGAGGAGCTGCCCGAGCCGGACGAGACCGGCCGGCGGGTCCGGCTCACCGTCGACCTCCAGCTGGACTTCGCCCTCAACCAGCCGCTGTCGCCGCTGGCCCTGGCCGCCATCGAGCTGCTCGACCGGGAGTCCCCGTCGTACGCCCTCGACGTGCTCTCGGTGATCGAGTCGATCCTCGACAACCCGCGTCAGGTGCTGTCCGCCCAGCAGTTCAAGGCCCGCGGCGAGGCGGTCGCCGCGATGAAGGCCGAGGGCATCGAGTACGAGGCCCGCCTGGAGCTGCTCGACGAGGTGACCTGGCCCAAGCCCCTCGCTGAGCTGCTGGAGGCCGCGTACGAGATGTACCGGCAGGGGCACCCGTGGGTGGCCGACCACCAGCTCGCCCCCAAGTCCGTCGTCCGGGACATGTACGAGCGGGCGATGACCTTCACCGAGTACGTGCAGTTCTACGGGCTGTCCCGCTCCGAGGGCCTGGTGCTGCGCTACCTCGCGGACGCGTACAAGACGCTGCGGCAGACCGTCCCCGAGGACGCCAAGACCGAGGAGCTGGTCGACCTCATCGAGTGGCTGGGCGAGCTGGTCCGGCAGGTGGACTCCAGCCTGATCGACGAGTGGGAACGGCTGCGCAACCCGTCCGACGTCGCGGAGGTCGCCTCGTCCCTGGACGACCGGCCGCCGGCGGTCACCCGCAACGCCCGGGCGTTCCGGGTGCTGGTCCGCAACGCGCTGTTCCGGCGGGTGGAGCTGGCCGCGCTGCGCCGCTGGGACCTGCTCGGCGAACTCGACGCCGGGGACGGTTGGGACGCCGACGCCTGGGCCGACGCGCTGGAGCCCTACTTCGAGTCGTACGACTCGATCGGCGTGGGGCCGGACGCGCGCGGGCCGGCGCTGCTCATGATCGAACAGGGTCGCGAGCGGTGGACGGTCCGGCAGATCCTGGACGACCCCGAGGGCGACCACGACTGGGGCATCAGCGCCGAGGTCGACCTGGCCGCCTCGGATGACGCGGGCGCCGCAGTCGTCCGGATCACGTCTGTCGGGCAGCTCTGA
- a CDS encoding iron ABC transporter permease, which translates to MSAPSRDRVTAADRPDVPGGVPGAPGPVAPVAATSRAGTARLPGRSLLRVGSASVQIRRRSVLVATVLTVLLLAAAVLSLSLGTPYVAAADVLRSLSGAGTPYDLVVLDLRLPRLVLAAVAGAAFGVAGTLIQSVARNPLASPDVIGITQGAGLAATVALTSGVAAVVVGPAALAGGLLAAALLFALGARHGLAAQRFVLAGVAVAFALRALTEVVMLTADPIDGLRAQIWLIGTLAGKGWTETVWIAGTLLVLLPVLLWAGWALNSTALDDDTARGIGLRPVARRIGLAGTGVLVAAMVTAQVGAVDFVALVAPQVARRLVRSERPPLLCAALLGALLLVLADLAGRRLFAPTQLPAGVLTAAIGGPYLMYLLLRGRRKSS; encoded by the coding sequence GTGAGCGCCCCCAGCCGCGACCGCGTCACCGCCGCCGACCGCCCCGACGTCCCCGGCGGCGTGCCTGGCGCCCCGGGGCCCGTCGCTCCGGTGGCCGCCACGTCCCGCGCCGGCACCGCCCGGCTGCCCGGCCGCTCGCTGCTGCGGGTCGGGTCGGCCAGCGTGCAGATCCGGCGCCGCTCGGTGCTGGTCGCCACGGTCCTGACCGTGCTGCTCCTGGCGGCCGCCGTGCTCAGCCTGTCGCTCGGCACCCCGTACGTCGCGGCGGCCGACGTGCTGCGGTCGCTCTCCGGCGCCGGCACCCCGTACGACCTGGTCGTCCTCGACCTGCGACTGCCGCGGCTCGTGCTGGCCGCGGTGGCCGGCGCGGCGTTCGGCGTGGCCGGCACGCTGATCCAGAGCGTGGCCCGCAACCCACTCGCCAGCCCGGACGTCATCGGCATCACCCAGGGCGCCGGCCTCGCCGCCACGGTGGCCCTGACCAGCGGCGTCGCCGCGGTGGTGGTCGGGCCGGCGGCGCTGGCCGGTGGGCTGCTCGCCGCGGCGCTGCTGTTCGCCCTCGGCGCCCGGCACGGGCTGGCCGCGCAGCGGTTCGTGCTGGCCGGCGTGGCGGTCGCCTTCGCCCTGCGGGCGCTCACCGAGGTGGTCATGCTCACCGCCGACCCGATCGACGGGCTGCGGGCGCAGATCTGGCTGATCGGCACCCTCGCCGGCAAGGGCTGGACGGAGACCGTCTGGATCGCCGGCACGCTGCTGGTGCTGCTGCCGGTGCTGCTCTGGGCCGGCTGGGCGCTGAACAGCACCGCACTCGACGACGACACCGCCCGCGGGATCGGTCTGCGCCCGGTGGCCCGCCGGATCGGGCTCGCCGGCACCGGCGTGCTCGTCGCCGCGATGGTCACCGCCCAGGTCGGCGCGGTCGACTTCGTCGCCCTGGTCGCGCCGCAGGTGGCCCGGCGGCTGGTCCGGTCCGAGCGGCCGCCTCTGCTCTGCGCCGCGCTGCTCGGCGCCCTGCTGCTGGTGCTCGCCGACCTGGCCGGGCGGCGGCTCTTCGCGCCCACCCAGCTGCCGGCGGGCGTGCTGACCGCCGCCATCGGCGGCCCTTACCTGATGTACCTGCTGCTGCGCGGCCGGCGGAAGTCCTCGTGA
- a CDS encoding iron ABC transporter permease, which produces MTTLLSRPAATTGSSSARSGRRLAVTLVAALVLLLTVLASFALGSRPLPVDQVWHALVAPDGGEASTIVRELRLPRTALGLAVGLALAVAGVLFQALTRNPLAEPRILGISAGASFGVVLAISVFGVGTLAGYVWFGIGGALLAGLLVFAVASRAREGASPVTLALVGAALDASLASVVYALLSIDARTFEEYRFWVVGGLTGRDLSVAVQVLPFVLAGLALAALVARGLDALALGDDVARGLGHRIGLVRLGGGVAAVLLTGAAVAAAGPIAFIGLAVPHLARALVGADHRWTLAVSALLGPALLLAADIVGRLVAPPGEIPAGIVTALIGAPLLAFLVRRARVVTA; this is translated from the coding sequence GTGACCACCCTCCTCAGCCGGCCGGCCGCCACCACCGGCAGCAGCAGCGCCCGCAGTGGCCGCCGGCTCGCCGTCACCCTCGTGGCCGCGCTGGTGCTGCTGCTCACCGTGCTGGCCAGCTTCGCCCTCGGCAGCCGGCCGCTCCCCGTGGACCAGGTGTGGCACGCCCTCGTCGCGCCGGACGGCGGCGAGGCGAGCACGATCGTCCGCGAGCTGCGCCTGCCGCGTACGGCCCTGGGTCTCGCGGTCGGCCTGGCGCTCGCGGTGGCGGGGGTGCTCTTCCAGGCCCTCACCCGCAATCCGCTCGCCGAGCCGCGGATCCTCGGCATCAGCGCCGGCGCGTCGTTCGGCGTGGTGCTGGCCATCTCCGTGTTCGGCGTCGGCACGCTGGCCGGCTACGTCTGGTTCGGCATCGGCGGCGCGCTCCTCGCCGGCCTGCTGGTCTTCGCCGTGGCCTCCCGGGCCCGGGAGGGGGCCAGCCCGGTCACCCTCGCGCTGGTCGGCGCCGCGCTCGACGCCAGCCTGGCCTCCGTCGTGTACGCGCTGCTCAGCATCGACGCCCGCACCTTCGAGGAGTACCGGTTCTGGGTGGTCGGCGGGCTCACCGGGCGAGACCTGTCGGTCGCCGTGCAGGTCCTGCCGTTCGTGCTCGCCGGGCTCGCCCTCGCCGCCCTGGTCGCCCGCGGCCTGGACGCGCTCGCCCTCGGCGACGACGTGGCCCGCGGGCTCGGTCACCGGATCGGCCTGGTCCGCCTCGGCGGCGGCGTCGCCGCGGTGCTGCTGACCGGGGCCGCGGTCGCCGCCGCGGGGCCGATCGCGTTCATCGGCCTGGCCGTGCCGCACCTCGCCCGGGCCCTGGTCGGCGCCGACCACCGGTGGACGCTCGCCGTCTCCGCGCTGCTCGGGCCGGCGCTGCTGCTCGCCGCCGACATCGTCGGCCGGCTGGTCGCCCCACCCGGCGAGATTCCCGCCGGCATCGTGACCGCGCTGATCGGCGCGCCGCTGCTCGCCTTCCTGGTCCGCCGCGCCCGGGTAGTGACCGCGTGA